From Eptesicus fuscus isolate TK198812 chromosome 22, DD_ASM_mEF_20220401, whole genome shotgun sequence, a single genomic window includes:
- the GJA5 gene encoding gap junction alpha-5 protein — MGDWSFLGEFLEEVHKHSTVIGKVWLTVLFIFRMLVLGTAAESSWGDEQADFQCDTMQPGCENVCYDQAFPISHIRYWVLQIIFVSTPSLVYMGHAMHTVRMQEKRRLREAAHGASEGQGAGPYGYPAAEKTELSCWEEANGKIVLQGTLLNTYVCSILIRTTMEVAFIVGQYLLYGIFLDTLHVCRRSPCPHPVNCYVSRPTEKNVFIVFMLAVAGLSLFLSLAELYHLGWKKLRPRLARAGQGRAECQLPGPSTGAAPGCTPPPDFSQCLENGPGGKFFNPFSNRMASQQNTDNLAAEQVRGQEQMPGEGFIHIRYAQKPEVPNGVSPGHGLPQGYQRDKRRLSKASSKARSDDLSV, encoded by the coding sequence ATGGGCGACTGGAGCTTCCTGGGGGAGTTCCTGGAGGAGGTGCACAAGCACTCCACGGTGATCGGCAAGGTCTGGCTCACGGTGCTCTTCATCTTCCGCATGCTGGTGCTGGGCACGGCCGCCGAGTCCTCCTGGGGCGACGAGCAGGCGGACTTCCAGTGCGACACCATGCAGCCGGGCTGCGAGAACGTGTGCTACGACCAGGCCTTCCCCATCTCGCACATCCGCTACTGGGTGCTGCAGATCATCTTCGTGTCCACGCCGTCGCTCGTGTACATGGGCCACGCCATGCACACGGTGCGCATGCAGGAGAAGCGCCGGCTGCGCGAGGCCGCCCACGGGGCCAGCGAGGGCCAGGGCGCCGGCCCCTACGGGTACCCGGCGGCCGAGAAGACGGAGCTGTCCTGCTGGGAGGAGGCCAACGGCAAGATCGTCCTGCAGGGCACGCTGCTCAACACCTACGTGTGCAGCATCCTGATCCGCACCACCATGGAGGTGGCCTTCATCGTGGGCCAGTACCTGCTCTACGGGATCTTCCTGGACACGCTGCACGTCTGCCgccgcagcccctgcccccaccccgtcaACTGCTACGTGTCGCGGCCCACGGAGAAGAACGTGTTCATCGTCTTCATGCTGGCCGTGGCCGGGCTGTCcctcttcctcagcctggccGAGCTCTACCACCTGGGCTGGAAGAAGCTCAGGCCGCGGCTCGCCCgcgcggggcagggcagggctgagtgCCAGCTGCCCGGCCCCTCCACGGGCGCGGCCCCGGGCTGCACGCCGCCCCCCGACTTCAGCCAGTGCCTGGAGAACGGTCCTGGGGGCAAGTTCTTCAACCCCTTCAGCAACAGGATGGCCTCCCAGCAGAACACGGACAACCTGGCCGCCGAGCAGGTGCGCGGCCAGGAGCAGATGCCCGGGGAGGGGTTCATTCACATCCGCTACGCCCAGAAGCCCGAGGTCCCCAATGGAGTCTCCCCGGGGCACGGCCTCCCCCAGGGCTACCAGAGGGACAAGCGCCGGCTCAGCAAGGCCAGCAGCAAGGCCAGGTCAGATGACCTCTCAGTGTGA